A stretch of DNA from Francisella uliginis:
ACCTGATTGCTCAAAACTAACTATAGCTTTACGTACTGCTTGCGCTTGCTCTTTATCAAGCTGTTGGTTCTGAACTTGCTTGTATAAATTGTACAGTTCTTTGTTTTGTCCAACTTTTGTATAAAACTCAGTCAGTTTAGCTATAGCATATTCATAACTTTCACGAAGCTCTTTAGTATTACAAACAGCATTCATGTGTGAAATAGAAGAAAATGCTTGGGTAATTTTTTCATCATTTTCTTCTAAATTTAATAATGTGTTCCAGTTTGGTTCCTTGGTTTCTAAAGCTTGTTTTAAATTTTTATCTGCTATTTCTAATAAAGAGTCTATTGCAGGTTTTACTTCATCTACTTTAAATTGTGAAAGATTAGGTAAATCGGTATTTTGAGTTATTGAATTCATAATCACCTTAAAATATTGTTTAGATATGATATTGATAAGTTATAATTTTATATATGATAACTATATTATTATAATCAAGGTTTTTTTACTATGATGACTTTACAAGAAGAAAAAATAACCGCACCAGTTTTTTTTAAAGAATATATCGATGGTGAGTTTAGACTTAATGTTGGTGAATATAACTATCCTCTTATTTTATCCTCAACAGAGGTTCTTGACTATAAAGACAAGATTAGTGAAGTTAAAGATATTAAGAAAAGCCATTTAGAGCTTATCCTTAAGAGTGATCCGGAAGTTGTAATTATAGGGACTGGTAAAACACAGGTTATACCACCAGTACAGATAATAGCAGAGTTAGCTAAAAATGGTAAAAGTGTTGATTTTATGGCAAGTGATGCTGCATGTAAAACATACAACCTTTTAGTCAATGAAAATCGCAATGTTAGCTGTATAGTTATTTAGTTAAATAACTTGTGTGTTTCCTTTTGATTGTTGTTATAATGTTATTGAGTGTTAAAAAATATAAAGCTACTTAAAGGAGTGTTATTTATGAAGAATATAGTTAAGTTAAGCGCAATTTCTTTAGCTGTTATTGGTCTTGCTAGTTGCTCAACATTAGGTCTAGATAGCGATAAAGATGCGAAAGATTCGCAAAATCAGCCGGCTACACAAGATAAAGCTCAAGAAACTGCTACTACTAAAGAAGCAGTAGCATCTGCTTCGGCTGCGCCAACAGCTACAATTAGTCTTAAGAAAAATACTCAAGATCAAATTGTTGCAACAATATATACTACATATAACAATAATCCTCAAGGAAGTGTTAAACTGCAATGGCAAGCACCTAAAGATACTAAGTGCTATAATACTAGCTTCCCAATTACTAAGTATAGTGATAAGAAAGATAAAACTTGGGCTTCAGTTGAAATTAAACAAGGTAATAAGTATTGTCACGGTACATGGACAGCAAATGTAGTATTTGATAAAAATGTAATAGCTACTGACTCTATAACTGTTTAATCTTTCTAAAATTTTTATCTTATCAATTAAAATCTATTTTCTTGTCTTTTTGCCTAATATTTTGGTATAGTGTAAATAAATAATTTGTTTTATTGGACTTGAAATTTATGAATAAAATTATATCAGCATCAATAGTTTTAGCAGCAGCTACTATATTAACATCTTGTGCATCAGATGCAGATAAGCAAATGCAGCAGTTGCAACAAACACAGAAGCAATTAAATCAGCAAGCTTCACAAAACTTAGCTAATACTGAGGCATATAGTGCTAAAGTGGTTGCATATAGAAAACAAGCCGATGCTCTACAGAAGAAATCAGATGCTATGACTACTGATATTAGTGATTTAAAAGCAGCATATTCTCAGTTTAAAGATCCTAATAATAGTAGTGCTATTGCAGTAAATAAAGAGTTAGTACAAAAAACTTTAGATAAAGCAAAATTAGATGAAAAAATAAATAAATATAGAGCTCAGGCTAATGAGTATCAAGCTAAAATAGATGATCTAAAAGTAACTTCACAAACTCAGGCAAATGAGGCTTCTAAAATATCTCAGCAAATCAGTCAATTAAAAGCAGATAATAAATAGTCTGATTTTACTCTTTATAGTTGCTAATATTCTTTACTTGCTTTGAGCAAGTGTTAAAATATAGCTTATATTAGAAACTAATTAAATCTTTATGAAAAATATTTTGTTACTTAGTATGTTTCTTTGTATTTATGATTTAGTAATTGTATAGATAAGAAGATGATCTTGAACAAAACAGTAGTTTGAGAGAATTTAGAAAGAAAATAGATAATAAAATAAATATTAGTAGATTGGAAAAATAGGTGAAAATTAATGAAGAAAATAGCGCTTTGTATAATGGTTTTAGGATTAGCTGGTTGTAGTGATACTTATCATTCTTTTAGTAAATCTTATAGTTCTTTTATTAGTGGGTTATATGGCTCTGATGACTCAGTAAAAGTTAATCCTGATGATCAATTAGATAATCCAGACCAAGATGGCGAGGATTTAGCTGTAGATAAACCAACATCAACAGTAAATTTGAAATACAAACCTAAGACTCATGAAATTGATGCTAAGATTGTTACAAACTGGAATGGTGCGCCTCAAGGGACAATTTACCTAACATGGTCAGCACCTAAAGATACTAAATGTTATAGTACTTCATTTCCAATCACTAAGTTTAAAGATACTCAAGATCTTACAAGTGATAGTCAAAGTGTTCTTAGTGATGGTAAAGTTTGTCAAGGAAAGTGGACGGCAACAATTGTTAATAAATCAGATAATTCTACTTTAGCTAAAGGTTCTGTCTCTATTAAGTAACTAAAATTTCTAATCTTTTCAAAGAATAAAGTCTATATTTTTGCTAAACTATTAGATTAATAAATCTTTTAATTTGGAAATAATAGTAATGAAGCAATTCTTGCAAAGAATAACATATAGTGATTGTGTTTTTTACTTTTTGGCAGTAGCTATATTCATTGTATTTTTAATGCCATTTATGCATTTTACAACGTTAAATATAATGTCTATAGCTGGAGAAAAAGGTAAGTATTTTAATGACCTGCGTTCGGTGAATCTTTATCTATTTATAGATAGATATTATATTTTTTATTATAGCCTTTGTATCGCAAGTGCTGCGATCTTACTCAATAAACAGTTATTGTCAAAGGTAATAGAATTATTTAAAAGTTTCTCTAAATTGATTCAATATGCGATAGCTATATTTTTTATATTTGGAATTATTTCGTCAGCTTTTGCTATATCACCATCAATAGCCTTTAAAGGTGTCGCGGTAACGTTTTTGCAATTTTTTTGTGTTTTATTTATAGCAACTCATATCAGGGATAATACTAAAAATATACAAGTTTTCTTTACTATTATATTATTGTCACTAATATTTTTTGGCGGGGCTTTATTCTTGCAGCTATCTCTAGCTAACTATTCTGTATATGGTCCAGCTATAGCAGGAAATATACAGAAAGTTTTATTGTATATGTATAACTGTTTAAATCCCCGTTTTTTAGATAATTATTTTAGTTGGTTTTTACCACTTCTGCTTTTACCATGGTTTGTTGATCTAAGACCTATATATAAAATTGGTGCATTTATTGCTTTAACTCTTTCTTGGTTTATATTAATTAATCATGCATTTAGAACAATATTTGCAGAATATATAGTGATACTACCATTACTTTTTATTTTTGCGCGCCAGTATTTTAGATTAGCTTTTACACTGCTAATATCTGCATTAATTTGTGGTTTTTTACTTGATCTATTTTATACTAATTTCATTATGGCAAATGTACATTCAGGAATAACTTCAACCGAAGATCTCTTGCGAACTGGTGCTAGTGGTAGACTTGGTTTATGGAATGAGGCTTTTTGGGTTGGGATTAATCATCCTTTAACAGGTATTGGACAATGGAACTATATAGCTGTTACAAAATACCAACAGCATGGCTACCCTCATAATTTATTACTTGAAATATGGTCACAGTGGGGCATACCTGCATTTATAGCAGCAGCAACAGTTATTATTACAAGTGTTAAAAACTTATTTAAAAATAGAGTAGAAATATGCTCAAACCCTTATCATCTTATATTTATAATGATGCTAACAGCTGGCATGATAGATGGGATGTTAAATGCGATGTTTAAAACTTCATTAGGATTATTTGGTTGTGTCTTTGTATTTGGATTTTGTTTATCTATATTTGCCAGTAAAATACAAACTATAGATAATATAAATATATCAAAGATTAGCTATTTAATAATTAGTCTAGCTATAATTGCTAGTTTATTCTGTATAGTTATTTTACCTATCATTTTTCCACCAATGTGGATTTAATTCAGCATCAAATTTATTATACTCAGTCATCTTAAACTCATTTTAAGAACTTAATAAAATTAATAACTTTTATCAGATACTGAAATAAATATATAGTCAATCCGATTGTATTGTGTACTTTTATGCAGTCATCCTGAATTTGATTCAGGATCTCTTTACTTTGGGAGATTCCGGATCAAGCCCGGAATGACAGGTTTTATTTTACATAAGTCATTCGGATTAACTATATATATTCAGCATAAGGTTAAAGTCTCTGAAATATATCTAAAAGAGTTTATTATTAAAGAACTTGCTATAGAATAGATTTTAATTATGGTGTTAGATGTTATTTACTATCTTCGAAAGGTACAGCATAATCACATTCTGTATTAGGACATGCTTTTTGTTCACCATCTTTTTTAGTTGTCTTATGTAAAAGAATCGGAGAGTTACATTTAGGGCAGGGTTCTTTTATTGGAGGATACCAGTAGGCATTCTTACATTTAGGGAATCCTGAACAAGCATAAAAGACTTTACCTTTACGTGATTTTTTTTCAACAATATTATTCTTATTACATTTAGGACAAATTACACCGGTATCTTTTGGCTTTTCTAGTGGCTCCATATGTTTACATTTTGGATAGTTAGAACAACCTATAAACTTACCATAGCGTCCTTGTTTGATATGTAAATCAGATTCGCATTCAGGGCATTTTCTACCTTCAACTATAGTAGGCTCTTCTTTTTCGATTTCTTTGCCATCACTATCAACACGACGGGTATATTTACAAGTTGGATAGTTAGTACAACCAATAAATCTACCATTCTTACCTAAACGAGAAGACAACTTACTACCACACTCAGGGCAGTCTTCATCAAGCTCTTCTGTGACAACATCTTTACGTGAGACATCTTCTGAGATTTTATTTATCTTCTCAATAAAAGGATGCCAGAAACTATTTAAAACATTTAAGTAATCATTCTTATGATGAGCAATTTCATCAAGCTCTTTTTCTAGACCAGCAGTATATGAATACTCAACGTATTTCTTAAAGTATTCTGTTAAGAATTTATTTACAATACGGCCTTTATCTGTAGGGATAAAACGACGCTTCTCAACTTCAACGTATTCTCTTTGTTGTAGCGTGGAGATAATGGTTGCGTATGTTGATGGTCGGCCAATGCCATATTTTTCTAAAGCCTTGACTAAGGAAGCTTCCGTATAACGAGGAGGTGGCTCTGTTGAATGAGCTTTAACGAGTACATCATTAAGCTTTATCTTCTCACCTTTTTCAAACTTAGGTAAAGTTATTTCATCATCAGAGTCTTTGTCATCTTCATCTTTCTCAACGTTATAGATTTTTAAGAATCCAGCATCAACGATAACAGTTCCAGTAACTCTAAATTTATGTTTATTATTTTCAGTAATTAAATCAATAGAAGTGCTATTTAATGTTGCATGCTTCATTTGAGAAGCTATAGTTCTATTGTAAATTAAGCTATAAAGCTTAAACTCATCAGCTGTTAGGCGTTGCTTTATTGATTCAGGAGTTCTGTTTGCAGCAGTTACACGAATAGCTTCGTGAGCTTCTTGAGCATTTTGTGATTTCTTACCAAAAACTCTAGGTTTTGCTGGTAACATATCTTTATCATATTTTGATTCAATAAAACTTCTAATATCATTTAAAGCATCATTAGAAAGGTTTGTTGAGTCAGTCCTCATATATGAGATAAGACCTACAGATTCACCATTTCCTAGATCTATACCTTCATATAATTTCTGAGCTGTAGACATAGTTCTTTTTGCAGTGAAACCAAGTTTTTTAGATGCTTCTTGTTGTAATGTGGATGTTATAAATGGAGGATAAGGATTTCTTCTGGTTTTCTTCTCAGTAATTCCATCAACGATTAAAAAACCATTAGCATCTTTTAAGATAGTATCTTTTGCAGTTTCTGCATCTTGGTCTTTAGTGAATGTGAATTGCTCAACCTTTGAATTATCAAATTCTATTAAATTAGCAAGAATTTTTTTCTTTTTGAAGGTGTCAGCTGTTAGGCTCCAGTAATCTTTTTTGACAAAATTTTCACGTTCTATTTCACGCTCAACAATCATTCTTAGTGCGGGACTTTGAACTCTTCCTGCAGATAGTCCACTTGTTATTTTACGCCATAGTAGCGGAGATAAGTTAAAGCCTACTAAGAAATCTAAAGCTTGACGTGCTTTTTGTGCATTTACTAAGTCCATAGAGAGCTCTTTAGGATTATCTATAGCATTAGTAACAGCAGACTTTGTAATTTCGTTAAAGCTAACTCTATAAACATTCTTATCTTTAAGTAAGCGTGCATTTTTCAAAACTTCTTTAACATGCCATGATATTGCCTCACCTTCTCTATCTGGATCGGTAGCTAGATAGATACTATCTGCAGTTTTAGCGGCTTTTTTGATCGCATCTAAATGTTTTTTACTTCTATCGCTAGTTGTAAATTTAATTTTAAAATTATCATTTACATCTATAGAAGTATCTTTTGATGGTATTTCACGCACATGCCCAAAAGATGCTAAGATATCAAAGTCACTTCCTAAATATTTTTTTATAGTCTTTGTTTTTGCTGGAGACTCTACAATTACTAAGTTTTTTGCCATTTTTAACCTTTAGAATGAATTTTTTTATAAAAAGAGTATTTGAAACACTCGTCAGTGATCTAATAAAATATAAGAAAACATCTCGCTTATCAATAGCTAATGTACAAAAGTTGGTTTTATAGCGAACAAATATAGACTATAATTCTTTAAGTATTTTATATAAATAAAATAAGTTATATATTTATTAAGGTTAAAAAGATGAGTCAAAAAAATGCAAAAGTGATTTCTTTGCTTCAACAGAAGGGTGGTTCTGGAAAAACTACGACAGCTATAAATATTGCTTGCGGATTGAAAGAGTTAGGCTATAAAGTTGCTATAATAGATATGGACAAAGATAAGCCTGATGCATATATGTGGATGACGAAAAACGATAATTCGGAAGGCTTTGTCTATAATTTAGATGAGAAAACTGTCCGTGAGAAAGTTTCTGAGCTAAAAACAGGTTTGGACTATATTGTTATTGATACACCACCAAACTTTCAAACAGCAGCCTTAAAATCGGCTTTATTATCTGATTTGGTAGTTATCCCATGTTCTCCTAGTGGCATGGATCTATCTGGACTTATTGAAGCTAAGGATTTAGCTTTAACTGCAGATAAGCCATATAAGTTTTTTGCCAATAGAGTGCAAATGCAATCTAATATGTCAAAAAGTTTGATGGACTTTTTTGAAGAGGATGGTAATTTTTTTGAAGCTTACGTTTCTCAAAGTGTCAAGTTTATAGAATCTGAAGCAGAAGGCTTATATATTGGTGATTATGCAAAGCAGAGCAAAGTCCATGTACAAGTTAAAAAGCTTGCTAGAGAGATAACTGAATTCTTTGGAGAAAAATAATGGCTAAGAAAGTATCTTTAATGAATCGTAAAGTTAATCAAAAAGTTCATGATACTGTAGCTCAAGAGAAAAAAGATATGCTCAGAGCTATGCAGCTACAAGAGCTAAATGAGCAGGCTAGTAAGGTAGGTCAGCTTTTTGAGTTGCCTCTAAATATTGTTCAGCCAGATAAAGATCAGCCACGTAAAACTTTTAAAAATATTGACTCATTAGCCAAAAGTATCAAAGAAAATGGTGTTATACAACCAATTATTGTTACGACTAAAAAAGATGATGGTTTACATTATATCATAGCAGGAGAAAGAAGGTATTTAGCAAGTAAAGAAGCAGGCCTTACGACAATCCCTTGTATAGTTAGACAAGATGAATCTGATGCTAGTATTGTACTTTTACAACTTTTAGAGAATGATCAGCGTGAAAGTGTCTCACCTTTTGAAGAGGCAGATGCTTTAAAAGATTTAATAGATAATAAACAAATGAAGAAATCTGATATCGCTAAAATCTTAGGTAGAGATAATAGCTGGATTTCTATGCGTCTTAAAATTTCTGATTCAGATGATAATATTCGTGAGTTATCAAACAAAGGGATTATTGATGATGTAAGAACTCTTTATGAGTTAAAGAAATTTGCTGAAGAAATTCCTCAAGGAGCACAAGAGTTTGTTCAAAGAGCTTTAGAAAATAAGATTTCAGGATCTTATCGTACTGCAATTACAAGATATAGAGATAATTGGAAACGTAAAGCTGAAATTTTGGATGACTCAAAATCAGATGTGATCAGTATTAAAGATATTACTAAAGATAATAATTTGCTAAAAATAAAAGGCTCTCGTTTAGGCGGAAAAGCACATACATATAGTTTTGAGATTACAGAAGAATTTAAAAAAATATTATTTGAAGCATTAATAAAATAGAGTTATAAAGATAACAAAAATGAAAATCGCAATTTTACAAACAGATCACATACCTGAACATAGAAGGGTAGTTTCAGGGGGAAATTATCCAGATATGTTTGCTAATCTATTTTTTAAACTATCAGTAGTTGTTGATTTGGATATTTTTGATGTAACAGAGCAGGAATATCCTGAAAGTTATGATATTTATGATGGTTTTATAATAACAGGTAGTAAAGCAACAGCATTTGATAATTTAGCGTGGATAACTAAGCTAAAGTCTGAAATAGTAAAACTATATAATAAAAACAAGAAAATAATAGGAATATGTTTTGGGCATCAAATATTAGCTCAAGCCTTAGGTGGCAGAGTTGAGCGTGGACCTAAAGGTTTTGCAGTGGGAGTTAGAAATGTTAAGGTTCTAACTAAGAGACCCTGGATGAATCCATTTCATAATTATTTAAGTTTGCTATTTTATCATCAAGACATGGTTGTAGAATTACCTGAAGGTGCGGAGCTTATAAGTACTAGTGATTATTGTAAAGTACAAATGTTTTGTATCAATAATCATATTTTAGGAATTCAAGCACATCCAGAGATGTTAAAAGTCCATAATCATGCTTTAATAAAAGAATATCAAGATGATATTAAGAATGAATTTCAACATGCTTTAGAGAGTTTAAGAATAAGAGATAATAGTTTGATAATGGCTCATTGGATGGCTAATTTTTTTGAATATAAGGATCAGTGAAAATATGAATATAAATAGACTTGTAGTTTTTGGAGATAGTCTTTTAGATAATGGTAATATTATTAAAACTCTTGATATTCCCGGAAAACCTTATTTAGAAGGAAGATTCTCTAATGGACTTGTTTCGACTGAGTATTTAGCAGAGCTGATCACTAAAGAACAAAAGTCAGATCAAGTAAAGCATAAAAATTATGCAATAGGTGGAGCATTAACACATGGTCCAAACCCATCTTCTCTACTTAAGCACCATGCATTTGCTGTATCTGAGCAATTAGCAAGATTTGAGAATGAAGAGGGCAGGTTTGCTAATGATGATATGGTTATTATAAATGGTGGCGCTAATAACTTTATGTTTACTGTTTATAATGAGATACCATATATAAATCTGACAGCAAAGCTTAGAGTTGCTAGAGATTTAAAAAAAATAATTAGAAAAGCTATTAAGATGGGAGCAAAAAATATAATAGTTTGGAATATTCCAGATGTAACAAGAGCTCCTGCATATAAAGAGTACTTATCTAACTGGGTAGGTAAATTTTTTAAATCTTATTTGCAACTAAACATTAATTTACAAAATGGTTTACTAAGAAATAGAGTCGCAGACCTACAGATGTATTTTCCAGAGGTAAATCTTAAGCTTTTTGACTTTTTTACATTATTGAATGAATGCATAGATAATCCTGTAAAGTATGGTTTTGAGAATGTTACCGATGCTTGTATAGACAGCTATGGTGGTGCAGACTCATTAGGTAATATTCAGTATGATATAGAGATTCTAGGTGATCCTGATAAATATTTATGCTGGGACTATTGTCATCCAACAGCAAAAGCTAATAAGGTCGTGGCTAATAGGATGTTTGAATTGTGGAAGTATAATGTTTAGTAATTCTCTTAGCTCTCAGAGAAAGTTAATTATTATCACTTTAACATCAACTTTTCTAATCAGTTAAACCTTTACAGATAATAATGATCAGCGCACCTAAAGCCACAATTATTGTCTAAAAAGTAAATATTGATGCTAATTAATATAAAATTGACGAATAGAGTTTAATTCTAAAGTATATGTGTCTATTCTGTATTTAGGGAAGAAGATCACAAAACCTTATTATGATGATAAAAAACTTCTATCTTAGATTTTTTTGATTGAGAAAAGTTATCCTTTAAAGCCACTTGCTACTATATAAAACTCTCTTGATTTTGGTCTTGAAGATTTAGGTTTAAATTGTATTACTTTAGTGAAAGATTCTTTAACTAGCTTCAAGTATTCATCACTTCCTTGCCCTTGGAAGATTTTTGCTACGAATGAGCCATTTGCTTTAAGGTTGGTGTTTGCAAAATCTAAGGCTAGTTCTAAAAGGTATATTGATTTTGCTTGATCTGAGGTTTTATTGCCACTTAGATTCGGTGCCATATCTGAGACGATACAATCGATTTTTTGTCCATTAACAAGGTTATTTAATTTTTCATAAGTTTCATCACTTGAGAAATCACCTTGAATAAAGTCAACTCCAGCTATAGGAGTCACATCTAGTAGATCAAGAGCTATAAGTTTACCATTATTACCAATATATTTTACAATTTGCTCAGACCATCCTCCTGGAGCAGCTCCAAGATCAACTACAAACATGTTTGATTTAAAAATCTTATATTTTTCTTGTATCTCAAGGATTTTGAAACTTGCTCTACTACGATAGCCTAACTTATTGGCTTGTTTAACGTAAAAGTCAGAAGTATGGTCTTGCATCCAGCGTTTTGTATTTGCGGCTTTTGACATTTGTTAGTATAGTTTATGATCTTTGTTTTAGGTGTTATATTATAAATAATTTCACTCGTAAATTAAAAGCTTTTATGATTTATTTGGATTGATAATAGTATTAAAAAATAGGCTTTATCGTTATAATTAATAGTATTAGATATGTTTCTTCAAATAATATGAATAAGAAAATTTTAGCAATTTGCTTAGTTTCATTTGCTGTTAGCTCCTGTTCTACCGTAGAGGATGGTATACAGGATAATATTGATCACTATAAAAAGCTAACAAGGTATGGTGAAGTTAAACCTGTTGAATATTCAAAACATACAAATAGTGTCGAGGGTATTAATTTTTTAGTTGCTAACTATCCAGATCAAATTATTAATCTTAAAGGTAGTGATGATTTTGATAAAAGATATGACAAACTAATTAGTTACCTAAAAGATAATGGCTATACTATTATGTCTAACGAAAAGCTTCCTTTGACAGCAACTGTGATTGCTGAGGTTAATAAGCCTATGCCAGATCTTAAATATATAGGTGTATTAATGCAACAGAATACTCGCTTACAACAGACAGTTTATAATATTTCTTATGGAGGAAATAAATTTAAAGCTCGCAAATTCTATAATGATTATAAGAAAACTTTATAAATTTTTCTTACTAAATAATGATGCTAATATTAGTAATATAACCCCACATGTAATAGCAGAGTCAGCTATATTAAATGATGGCCAATGATAGCCACCAATATGAAAATCAAGAAAATCAATAACATATCCTCTAAATGCGCGGTCATAGAAATTACCTAGAGCACCACCTAAAATAAGTGAGAACGAAAATAGGTTAAGTTTTGCATCAGTAGGTTGTTTGATAATTAGATAAACAAGAACAATAGCTGCTATTAATGAAATTATTGAAAACATAATCATTTGCCATGACGTTTGATCATTACTTAAAAGACTAAATGCCGCTCCATGATTATATAAAAGAGTAAAGTTAAAGAAGCTAGTTATTTTGACTGGTTGAGCAAATTCCAAAGAGGTATTGGCAAGATATTTTGTATATAAATCAGTAGCTATAATGATAATTGCTAAGATAAAGTATTTTATTTTAGGTTTAAGCGAACTCACGAGATTCTCCAGTTTCAGTCGTAATATTTTCAACACAACGACTACAAATATCTTGATATTCATCATTTTCACCAACACTAGAGCTACGATGCCAACATCTTTCACATTTAGGTTCTTCTACTTTATCAATATCAATAAATAAACCTGGGATGTGAGATTCAGTTGAATTATCTGATTTCTCTTCTAGAGGCCTTAAGTTTGCTTTAGAAGATATTAATAAAAATCTAAGCTCATCTTGTAGTTTACTAAGAAGAGTATATTTCTCTTGATCTGCATATAGAGTTATTTGTGCTTCTAGTGATGCTTTAATAATCTCTTCATTTCTTTTGATCTCTAATACCCTGTTAACTTCTGAACGTATCTCTTGTATTTTAGTCCAAAAGTCTAGATTTAGCTCATCATTCGAATCAAATGATTCAAGTTCTGTATACCATTCACACAGCTGTATTGGTAAGTCAGTTGTTTTTGGTACTGCTTGCCATATTTCATCGGCAGTATATGATAATATCGGAGACATCCATCTAACTAATGCATGTACAATATGATAGATTGCTGTTTGTGCTGATTTGCGTGGATGACCATCGGCTTTTGCAGTGTATTGTCTATCTTTAATAATATCTAAATAGAAACTTCCCATTTCAACAGAGCAGAAGTGATGTATTAACTGAGCTACTGTATGAGTTTGATATTTCTCATAAGCATCGATGATTTTATCCTGGAATTCTTTAGCCTTAGCAATAGCCCATTGGTCTAGTTTAACTAGCTCATCAAATTCGATAATATCTGTTTCAGGGTTAAAACCATTTAGGTTTGATAACAAGAA
This window harbors:
- a CDS encoding ParA family protein, with amino-acid sequence MSQKNAKVISLLQQKGGSGKTTTAINIACGLKELGYKVAIIDMDKDKPDAYMWMTKNDNSEGFVYNLDEKTVREKVSELKTGLDYIVIDTPPNFQTAALKSALLSDLVVIPCSPSGMDLSGLIEAKDLALTADKPYKFFANRVQMQSNMSKSLMDFFEEDGNFFEAYVSQSVKFIESEAEGLYIGDYAKQSKVHVQVKKLAREITEFFGEK
- a CDS encoding TUL4 family lipoprotein, which encodes MKKIALCIMVLGLAGCSDTYHSFSKSYSSFISGLYGSDDSVKVNPDDQLDNPDQDGEDLAVDKPTSTVNLKYKPKTHEIDAKIVTNWNGAPQGTIYLTWSAPKDTKCYSTSFPITKFKDTQDLTSDSQSVLSDGKVCQGKWTATIVNKSDNSTLAKGSVSIK
- a CDS encoding Mth938-like domain-containing protein, encoding MMTLQEEKITAPVFFKEYIDGEFRLNVGEYNYPLILSSTEVLDYKDKISEVKDIKKSHLELILKSDPEVVIIGTGKTQVIPPVQIIAELAKNGKSVDFMASDAACKTYNLLVNENRNVSCIVI
- a CDS encoding O-antigen ligase family protein, producing the protein MIVMKQFLQRITYSDCVFYFLAVAIFIVFLMPFMHFTTLNIMSIAGEKGKYFNDLRSVNLYLFIDRYYIFYYSLCIASAAILLNKQLLSKVIELFKSFSKLIQYAIAIFFIFGIISSAFAISPSIAFKGVAVTFLQFFCVLFIATHIRDNTKNIQVFFTIILLSLIFFGGALFLQLSLANYSVYGPAIAGNIQKVLLYMYNCLNPRFLDNYFSWFLPLLLLPWFVDLRPIYKIGAFIALTLSWFILINHAFRTIFAEYIVILPLLFIFARQYFRLAFTLLISALICGFLLDLFYTNFIMANVHSGITSTEDLLRTGASGRLGLWNEAFWVGINHPLTGIGQWNYIAVTKYQQHGYPHNLLLEIWSQWGIPAFIAAATVIITSVKNLFKNRVEICSNPYHLIFIMMLTAGMIDGMLNAMFKTSLGLFGCVFVFGFCLSIFASKIQTIDNINISKISYLIISLAIIASLFCIVILPIIFPPMWI
- a CDS encoding TUL4 family lipoprotein; translation: MKNIVKLSAISLAVIGLASCSTLGLDSDKDAKDSQNQPATQDKAQETATTKEAVASASAAPTATISLKKNTQDQIVATIYTTYNNNPQGSVKLQWQAPKDTKCYNTSFPITKYSDKKDKTWASVEIKQGNKYCHGTWTANVVFDKNVIATDSITV
- a CDS encoding glutamine amidotransferase-related protein, yielding MKIAILQTDHIPEHRRVVSGGNYPDMFANLFFKLSVVVDLDIFDVTEQEYPESYDIYDGFIITGSKATAFDNLAWITKLKSEIVKLYNKNKKIIGICFGHQILAQALGGRVERGPKGFAVGVRNVKVLTKRPWMNPFHNYLSLLFYHQDMVVELPEGAELISTSDYCKVQMFCINNHILGIQAHPEMLKVHNHALIKEYQDDIKNEFQHALESLRIRDNSLIMAHWMANFFEYKDQ
- a CDS encoding ParB/RepB/Spo0J family partition protein — protein: MAKKVSLMNRKVNQKVHDTVAQEKKDMLRAMQLQELNEQASKVGQLFELPLNIVQPDKDQPRKTFKNIDSLAKSIKENGVIQPIIVTTKKDDGLHYIIAGERRYLASKEAGLTTIPCIVRQDESDASIVLLQLLENDQRESVSPFEEADALKDLIDNKQMKKSDIAKILGRDNSWISMRLKISDSDDNIRELSNKGIIDDVRTLYELKKFAEEIPQGAQEFVQRALENKISGSYRTAITRYRDNWKRKAEILDDSKSDVISIKDITKDNNLLKIKGSRLGGKAHTYSFEITEEFKKILFEALIK
- the topA gene encoding type I DNA topoisomerase, encoding MAKNLVIVESPAKTKTIKKYLGSDFDILASFGHVREIPSKDTSIDVNDNFKIKFTTSDRSKKHLDAIKKAAKTADSIYLATDPDREGEAISWHVKEVLKNARLLKDKNVYRVSFNEITKSAVTNAIDNPKELSMDLVNAQKARQALDFLVGFNLSPLLWRKITSGLSAGRVQSPALRMIVEREIERENFVKKDYWSLTADTFKKKKILANLIEFDNSKVEQFTFTKDQDAETAKDTILKDANGFLIVDGITEKKTRRNPYPPFITSTLQQEASKKLGFTAKRTMSTAQKLYEGIDLGNGESVGLISYMRTDSTNLSNDALNDIRSFIESKYDKDMLPAKPRVFGKKSQNAQEAHEAIRVTAANRTPESIKQRLTADEFKLYSLIYNRTIASQMKHATLNSTSIDLITENNKHKFRVTGTVIVDAGFLKIYNVEKDEDDKDSDDEITLPKFEKGEKIKLNDVLVKAHSTEPPPRYTEASLVKALEKYGIGRPSTYATIISTLQQREYVEVEKRRFIPTDKGRIVNKFLTEYFKKYVEYSYTAGLEKELDEIAHHKNDYLNVLNSFWHPFIEKINKISEDVSRKDVVTEELDEDCPECGSKLSSRLGKNGRFIGCTNYPTCKYTRRVDSDGKEIEKEEPTIVEGRKCPECESDLHIKQGRYGKFIGCSNYPKCKHMEPLEKPKDTGVICPKCNKNNIVEKKSRKGKVFYACSGFPKCKNAYWYPPIKEPCPKCNSPILLHKTTKKDGEQKACPNTECDYAVPFEDSK